A single genomic interval of Monodelphis domestica isolate mMonDom1 chromosome X, mMonDom1.pri, whole genome shotgun sequence harbors:
- the TSPAN6 gene encoding tetraspanin-6, whose amino-acid sequence MRTLTPLASSRGGAVRHRAARAFRCAQAPENPEASRNLKACLSCPELLQRALSRHFLAPFRKSWEPAGWEVEVEGPGEAGARISASGSDVEAGIQASASADAKSKGLVEDSGGPPLTDQSAVAAAAAAAAAAAAAAAASARPTVVTHYHQTRTKPIVICLKALIFTHTFFFWVLGMLILLIGLWTKDYIQDFFSPFVERSSRLAYVTLIIPGGIFVALTFYSCFATSRTSSCLLKLYALFLIILIAVELVLFSVVVGRKKEIMESMRETLQRTVKKYQPRDQTRSRALDGFQRRFKCCGADGVADYDTTQYFQEASFFYPESCCVVIGCYFNERKDKGHQHKEGCFAVFENLIKSLVAKMSNFCLGLCCFQAVGILLAGFLSFAIPSAQYEIV is encoded by the exons atgaggacactgaCACCTCTGGCCTCCTCGA GGGGCGGGGCTGTGCGTCACAGAGCAGCCCGAGCTTTCAGGTGTGCCCAAGCCCCAGAGAATCCAGAGGCCAGTCGGAACCTTAAGGCCTGCCTGAGCTGCCCCGAGCTCCTGCAGCGGGCCCTCTCCCGGCATTTTTTGGCTCCTTTCCGGAAATCTTGGGAGCCGGCCGGGTGGGAAGTCGAAGTGGAGGGTCCAGGGGAAGCTGGAGCCAGGATCTCGGCCTCGGGCTCTGATGTCGAGGCCGGGATCCAGGCCTCGGCATCAGCCGACGCCAAATCCAAAGGTCTAGTTGAAGACTCAGGCGGACCACCTTTGACCGATCAATCAGCagtggcggcggcggcagcggcggcggcggcggcggcggcggcggcggcggcctcGGCCAGGCCCACCGTGGTGACCCATTACCATCAGACGCGTACCAAGCCAATAGTCATATGCCTGAAAGCCCTGATCTTTACTCACACATTCTTCTTTTGG GTCCTAGGCATGTTGATACTTCTTATCGGCCTCTGGACGAAGGACTACATTCAAGACTTCTTTTCCCCATTCGTGGAAAGGTCCTCTAGACTCGCATACGTGACTTTGATCATCCCTGGAGGTATCTTTGTGGCATTGACCTTCTACAGCTGCTTTGCCACCTCCCGCACTTCATCTTGCTTGCTCAAGTTG taTGCCTTATTTCTGATTATCCTCATTGCGGTGGAGCTGGTGCTTTTTTCTGTGGTCGTTGGTCGCAAGAAGGAG ATAATGGAGTCCATGAGGGAAACTTTGCAAAGAACTGTGAAGAAGTATCAACCCAGAGACCAGACCAGAAGTCGTGCCTTGGACGGATTCCAGAGAAGG TTCAAATGCTGTGGTGCTGATGGCGTTGCAGACTATGATACAACCCAGTACTTTCAGGAAGCGAGTTTTTTCTACCCCGAAAGCTGCTGTGTGGTTATTGGCTGCTATTTTAATGAAAGGAAGGATAAAGGACATCAACATAAAGAG GGCTGTTTTGCAGTATTTGAAAATCTCATAAAATCTCTGGTGGCCAAGATGTCAAATTTTTGCTTAGGCCTTTGTTGTTTCCAG GCGGTGGGTATACTTCTGGCCGGCTTCCTGTCCTTTGCCATCCCGAGTGCCCAGTATGAGATCGTGTAA